A segment of the Odoribacter splanchnicus DSM 20712 genome:
TCCCAGTTTCTGTACTGCTTGCGATTCAAAATCATAACCGACCGATATGGATTCGGCCTTGATATAATTCTCCCGCAATACAAAACGTGAAGAGATGGGTGTCGTTTCGGTTAGTGAAATTCCTTTAAACTTAGCATGATCCCCCGGTTTTTGCCAACGGTCATGCAAAGCGCGTTTGTCCTGATTGCTTTTCAAGCCAGCCAACGAAATATTCTCCACTTTATTATAAGTAGGGATATTCAGTAAATGTCCCTATAAAATACAATGGCATATGAAGATGCCCCAGTATAATCACTTCATATGTCATTTTTATTGTCATTTTTCTGTATTTTCCCATATACTCTTATAGGCAGGACATGACGTTCCGGAAGAAGTCTGACGACCTCTTCTGATTTTTTCGTTAAAATCATATCATGCTGCTTTCAGCGCTCTGTTCCTGACCTTATCTATCATCAGTATGGCATTTGCCGTATGTATTCCAAAGAAAATCCAAAGGATTTCCGTTTTCCTGTTCCGTGCCTTTATCCTTGAGAGTGAGTAATGTTGCTTTTGAGTGCCGAAGCTGCCTTCAAGCCTGGTGGCCCTTTCTTTGGAGAGTTCACTTCTGAGAACCTTTCTCAAGGATTCATCCCTGGCCGCCCTTCCCTTGCGTACAAAGGATGTGGATATTCCATATTTTGTACAGAACTTTCTGTTGGCATTATTGGCATATATGGAATCGGCAGCCACGCATCTTATCCTCACATTCATGAGCTTCTGCTGCATGCGGATGCAGTCCTTCAGGCGTATACCTTCGTTGAAAGCCTTGAACGAAAGATGTTCGATGAACGATATGCCGTCTATCTGTATGTTGTTGACCTTCGCACCGAACTCGACGGACTTTGTTTCCTTGCCTCTTACAATGGGACGTACATAATGACGGTCAATGCTGACGATGCGGTCCCTGACCTTCTTCCCTACAAACATTTCCTTTTCCTGTACAAGAACCTTTCTGATGATGGAAAGACGTTTCTGGTAATCCTGGGTATAGCGGAGTAAGGTTCCGTACTCTCGATGAATCTCATCCCTCTGTATGAGGAGCTTTTCAAGAAGCCTGATCATACGACGCCTGAGCATTTTTGTCCTCGAAGCCTTCCTTTTCTTTTCTTGCAGTAGGACAGATAGGACTCCGCTACATTCCTGTATTTGTTGCGGGGACGTCTTATGCCAGGTTCCACACAATGCCTGCAGATATATCTATAGAGCCATTCAAGGCTTTCCCAAAGGAGTTTCATGTCAGTAGGATAACGCATATGGCTTTCATAGCATGTGGCATCGGTCATACAGATGTGAAGGCTGTCAAGATAGGGTTTCCAGTGTGAAGCCAGCACTTCCTGGAGGGAATCAATATCAAGACGGGACGCTATCTCATTGCGGATAGCACTGACTATCTTGTAGTTGGTTATGGGGAAGGACGGATTTATCATAATCCAGCAGAACATCTGGTAGTGTATGTTCCCGTTCAGATGTTCCACCAGCTGCCTGTCAGAGAATCCGGTGTATGCCTTCAGGACCATAAGGGCAATCTTTGCGCAGGGACTGAATATATTCCTGCGCCCCAGATGCTGGTCCGACAAGCCCACAGTCTTTGCTATATGCTCAAATGGAAATACCGAATGAAGCCTGCCAAGCTCACTCTCATGAAAACTTTTGCGGTATCTTTCCAGAATATCAAATTCTGTAAACCCCAAAGTAGGGTGAATTTCTGAAATATTTTGTATCTTAGCCATATCTTAGTCAGGGTATTTCCCCCGTTTTGGCTGCCAAACCTTATTTGCGGGGGAATACCTAAAGATACAAAAAAGCCAACTAATTCGCAATATTTTATGTATGAATTAGTTGGCTGATTTTATAGTATTTACTGAATGTCCCTGTTTATTTTTCGGTTATAAAGATCTTTCTCCCTTCCACCTTGAACCGGATTCCTCCTGTCATTTCCAGCATACTGACAATATGTTCAAAGTCATCATACCGTTTCAGATTCCCGGAAAACGACACTTTTTTCAAGGATTCATTTTGAAATACCGCCTCTACATTATACCAACGTGAAATAATATGCATAACCTCTTCCAGAGAGCGTTTTCTAAACACGAACTTTCCCTCTTTCCACGCAATGTAAGGGAAAACATCTACTTTCTTTTTTTCCAAATTACCATCGGTTCCAACCACCCCCTGTTCACCCGGCATCAAAATAACCGTTTGATCGGCAACAGCAAAGCGGACAGCACCTTCGACAAGAGTCGTCTCGATCCGATTCTCCTCTTCATAAGAATAAATATTAAAACTAGTACCCAATGCTTCTATCTCCGCCTCTCCGGTGACCACGACAAAAGGATGTTCTTTATCTTTTGCTACCTGAAAATAAGCCTCTCCTGTCAAAAATACTTTCCGTTCAGTACCTGTAAATCGCACCGGATAACGTAATTCGGAAGCCGAATTCAGATTCACAACCGTACCATCCTGCAAAGTCACCGAATACTCTCCGCCTCTCGGAATTTGTAAAATATTATATTGAATTTTCCCGGTCTGTTGCCGGCCGATATAGCTCAAACGTTCTTTAGCAGTGTGTATTTCAGCACCAGGTTGTATCAATACCGAATCCACGCCCGGGCCCCCTAACAAAATCCGCTCTCCATCGGCAAGTATCAGTTCCGCTTTCACATTTCCAGGTAAAATATTTTCAGTCATCAGCCCGAGCGGATACCGATCACTTTTATCCCGCAGTACAAAATAAAAAAGCCCGCTAACCAACAGCAACAATACCGAAACAGCAACAGCAGTCACTTGAAACAACCGGGCTCGCCTCAAGCGATGTTCACATTTTTGCCGTACCTTTAGATAGGCCATCACCAAATCCACCTGTTCCCATTGTTTACTTTTCGAAATGATAAACTCCGAAGTCAGAACCCGACGATACAGTAGTTCATTCTCCGGAAATTCCTGTCGCCACTTTCCAAGCATTTCCTCCTCCTTTTCGGTCAACTGTCCCTGGACAGCTTTCGACAATAAAAAAGCAACTTCCTTATAATTTTTAAACTCTGCCATAGAAGCTTTATTTATTCATTACACTTATACGACACTTCAAAAACAAAAAGGAGGTAAAAGAAAATTGTTAAAAGTGAAAATAAATGCTCTTACCGTTGGATAGATAAAAGTAAATAGCGGAAAACAAACGAATTAAGAAAACAGGACAGCAGGAAGAAAAAGAAATAATTTTCCAAATTTTTCCTTTAAAATTTTCCTGGCTATCTGCTTTTGCTTTTTTACGGTCTCTACTGCAATATCTAATTTTTCTGCAATTTCTTTAGCACTATAACCTTCTAATGTTAAAGAAAACACTGTCCGGCAAGCAGGAGGCAAATCCTCCATTGAATTCATTACCAAACGGAAAGTCTCTTCTGCTATATAATTATTGATTTCAGTAATATCTACCTCTTCTGTAAAAGAACGCGTTGCTTCATTTCTTATTTTCTCAGCCCGTAAATAATTAAAACACTTAAAACGGACCATCTGATAGACATAAGCAGAAAAATCACCGACAGCACTCCAACGTTCCCGGGTTTCCCAAAGCTTCACAAATACTTCCTGTACCAGATCCTCAGCTATAGTTTTGTCTCCCACATAATATAAAGCAAAAGAAATCAGAGATGGATAGTAATCTATAAACAAATTACGGAAAATCTCATCTTCTTCTATTCCTCTGATTCTAAAATATTTAGACATAAAACAAAAACGATTCTAATAAAAGAATTCATACAGCGGCACAGATCTATAAACCGCTCATAGCCAAACAAAATTAAAGATTAAAACAGTACCAGCCAAATTTTTATCATCTATTATGAAATTACAATTAAAACATAGGGAGCACCCTCGTCCGACCTGATTGGACAAACTTTTTCGAATATCCCTAAATAAAGACGTGTTTCAGAAAATACCTTCTCCTGAAAACACGTCTTCAAAGCATTAGTTCGTTCTCCTTATTTTTTATCTAAATATTGCCCGTGAATGGCATGAAGATGCAGATAAGGGTAAAGTGCCGTAGAAAGGACAGGAGCAGGGAAAAAAGGCTCGCTGGCCATCAGTTCATAAGCTTTCTTATAATCCCCACTTTTGGCATGAGCAGCAGCTAGATAAAGCAACGTCTCCTTACAAGGACTATGCTCCAACGCCTTTCCCGCCATCCCGATGGCTTGTTCAATTAATTCCGGATCTGTTACAGAATCGTCAAAAAAACCAGCAATAATGAGTGTATAAAAAAACTGACGATACAAATAAGGATGTTTATCGCCATATTTATCTGCTACTTTCCTGGCCAAAGCCATACCTTGTTGGAAGTTTTTCTCAAACAAGGTTCGTTCCATATCCAGAATCTCCAAATACATCGGTGCATAACACGATTTTGTCTTACGAACCATTTCAAGGTGGGCTCGGTATTTTTCTGGATTCTTCAGATTAGCAGAGCCGGCACGCACCATCATACGATACATATTCACCCAAAAATCATCTCCCTTTTCATACCCCTGATAAATATCCGGATACCGATTCAAAAAGCCGAAAACAATATTATCTTCCGGAATGCGCATAAATCCCCGCATCAGCAAATAGTTCTCCTTCTGCTGCAACTGCTCTTCCGTAAGGGTAGAAAAATAGCTTAACAGACAATCCTTTACCTGGTCAGGATGTATCCGTTGGAGGAGTTCTACCACATATTCCTGTACCAACTCCAAAGAGCGTTCACCGCTTTCCCAGCGTTTCCGGGCAATTTCCAACCGGGCACTTAAATCAGACTTGGCAGCTTCTTCGGCATATCGGATAAAATCTTCCGGAGAAACAGAACCCGTACGAGTATCCAATAAATTACCTCGGGCATCCAACCAAAAAAAGGAAGGATAACCGTTCGCCTGATAGTGCTTAAAAAAAGCGTGAGAACTTTCTTTTTCCGCATCCAATTTTAAACAAACAAACTTATTGTTATAATAGTCACCAACCTCCTGACGAGTAAAAACATTCTTGGCCATCATTTTACAGGGGCCGCACCAAGAGGTGTAAACGTCTACAAAGATTTGCTTCCCTTCCGCCCGGGCTTTCTGAAGTGCTTCCTCATAGGTGCCATGAAAAAATTCAATGCCTTGCGCATATATACTCCCCATAGCCAGGACCCCAAAATACAATAACGCTAAAACCCTTTTCATTCCGTTACTCATATTTTTCGTTAATATCGATGACTTTATCACAGAAACCCGTCTTTTTGAACACACTGTCCAAGTGAATACCACCGGTGGAATTCACTTCGTAGAATACGACCCCTCCCTGACGTTCCGTACGGTTCAAATCCCGCACAGCCAAACGCACCTGTTGGGATATCCGAGTTGCAGAAGGATCAGACTCAGTAGGAGCCGGCACCGTAATATCCACAAACTGTATACCGGTTACCTGCATATTTTCAATGGCCTGCATATCCTTTTGCAGAACTTCCAATGATGAACTTGTAGAAGCATTCAACTGATTTACTGCAAAAGAATAGACCGCATTTTCCGTAGCGTACATCAAAACATCCTCATATTCCGGATTCGCAGCAAATCCAATTGCTTCATGCAAATGAGGTGCAACAGCAGCAGTGACTTCCGTCTTGCTGATGCTGCGGAAACTGTTATTCAACAAAGAAAACTTATACATCCAGTATTTGCCGTCTTTTTTATTCAACAACAGCATCCAGGCTCCCAACTTTGCTTCTGAAAGAGGACCCCAGCATTTCAGCTCCAATCCCGTCCCCAAATTGCTGCCATCAAAGATCCCCGGATCGTTGTCCGCTTTACTAAACGTTTTCAGACTCCCCTGATTCCACGGATTGTGCACAATCAAACGCCCGTACAGCTCATCGAAAAACACAGGATTAGAACCGACAGCCAACACATGGGGGGCTACCTGATATTCCCGCGGTTCGTTCATCAATACCAATCCCGGTTCCCAATTGATTGCCTGCATATTAGTAGCCCTCTTGCAAACCATGCCATTCACAATAATATAATCAATCATACCCCCTTTATAATACAATTCCGGACTCATTTCCGATGCCTCGAAGTGATGGTCACAGGCTTCCCTCATCGTCTTGATTTTCTCAAAAGAAAGCGGACTGGCCACCACACCTCCGTTTTCATCCCGGCAAAAAATCAACTCCTGTTTCAGAAAAGTGGCATAAGCATTCGGATTCACCGAGAATATCCGGGTAGGATTTCTCCCCAAAAGTTGTTTATTGGCACTTTCATATACATCCTCAAGAACCGTATTACTCTCATCATCTGGGATGAAATTAACTTCCGCCAGACCATTCTCTTCACACAAAAGAACAGTTCCTTTGGTAAACTGCGTACGCACCTCAAGTTCCCTTTCCTCCCGGTAAAAAACACCGGTTGTATTATCTGTTACCTTCAACGCCAGGGTATAGGCTTCCCCAGGGGTGAGAATGGACGGTTCTGCCAATACATCCAACTCCCTTTCCCGACCTAATGTGTCTGCTTCATTACGGGTAGTCGTAGTATAAGCATACCAAACGTAGGACAAATTACTCTCGTCATTTTGAGAAGTCCGGATGACCGGCGTACATTGTAAACGATTATATAACAATACAGAATACCGCTCTTGTAACCCCTCTATCGTGACCTGATTCAACACCTTGAATTCATCAATCGTTTTGTCATCCACACATCCTGCCAAAACAGACAACATGCATACCACTCCTATATATTTTATTACTTTCATCATAATACATCAAATTAGAAAGGATTCCACACTGTAATCAAATTACCATCTTCATCATATTCCGTATGAGTTGCATAATACTCACACACGACACGCCCCTGCTGCATCCAATAACTGTAATAATTCAATCCGCCCCATCCTATCAACTCTTCCTTTGTTAAAGGAAAATCATGTCCCATAAGTAAAATGCAACGCTGATGCTTCACTTTTGAATACTCCCCGAAATAGAGAGCTAATGGCATATCCCAATAAGCAGGTTTCACCAATTGATTGGTTATCATCAGACGCATATTTACCCGATCAGGATACCCTAACGATAAACTTTCCGTCGCTTTCAACGACAATTCCAGCATCACAGTTGCCTCATCCAATTCCGCTCCGGGTTTCATTACCACCACCGGAAAAGAAGAAACCGATTTATCAGCTTCATAAGTAAACCGATGCTGCAGCGTTTCATAATGTTTTCCGGCCACCGCCGAGGAATTTTCCGAAACAATGACTTCATACTCCCCCGCCTCATCCAACAAATCTCCCAACAACTTGACATGAATCTGAATCGTATCCCGGTCCGTGTCTTTCATTCGAAAAGAATACACCAAACTATCTGCCCCCACTACATAATCCGGGAAATAAATGCCAGGCGTGTCCGTATACACCATACGTTCGTTTTCCGAACAAGATGCCAACACCAGCATTGCCATAACTATCGTATATAAATATTTCATAATCCGCATTTTTATTCTATTAAACCAAAATCCAATTCATCATCCGGCAAGGGTATCACATACACCTCTTCCGGCTCAATCGCTACCGTCCGGTAAACCCCGATACGTTTCAGTCCTAAACGCTTATAGTAGTAAAACATCTGCCCTTCACACATAAACTCCTTGCTATACTCCTTGGCAATCTCCGCTTGCAGGTCAGTGACCTCTGTCATCGCAGCCAATCCCCGATGGGCACGTAAAGTATTCAGATAAGCTAATCCCTGATTGGCCGAACATTCAGCAGCAATGTAATACAATTCAGACAAACGAATCAAAGGGATACAACCCACATTGACATACTTCCCCGGCATGACGGCAGTAGCAGAATTGGTTTCCTGAAACCACAACTTCAACCGATAATCATCATCCGCCGGATCTTGCTGTGCAAACAATTTGTTCCGGTTATTGATACTGATACTTAAAGCTGTGGAACTATTAGTAATACCGTTTTTTATAACCGACTCCCCGAAATAAACATCGATATTATCCTGCATTTTCCCTTCCTCCAAAGCAAACAACAACTCACTGTCGAATAAACGCTCATCGGTTGCAGCCGCAGTAGTAAGTGAAAACGGTGCGACGGGTTCACTTCCCGGCTCTCCCACAATCTCCCGGGCAGCTTCCAAAGCATCCGGTAAATTGCCGGCATACAGTTGCACCCGGGCCAGCAAAGCCGTCACGGCATAATAATTCAAATGCTTTTGCCGGTTCCGCAACAACGGATGATTCCGATACAAAGATTCCAGTTTCGCATAATTCGGCCCATAGGGGTCAACCTCCCGCATCAATTCACGTGCCGCGTTCAAATCTTTCACGACCTTCTCCAAAACAGCTCCCACCGTCAGCTGATGCTGCGGCAGATTAGTATACGACTCCAGATAAGGGATGGCTTTTCGCTCCTTGTCTATTGCCGGAGAGGCGGAAAACAACCGCAACATATCAAAATGAAGCATACCGCGCAAAGCTAAAATTTCTCCCTTATAGATACGATACACCTCATCACCCGAAAATACCCCCCGTTGCTCATCGATAAACATCAGCATAGCATTCAAATTGGCAATGCCCTTGTATTGCCGGCTCCAAATCGTAGATAAGACCTCCTTATCATAAGGCTCCCTGTAAAGATAATCTTTCGTCTTGATATACCGGTGGGTATTCCCGGAAATATTATAATACTGCGCCAGCACATCCACATAGCCGAATGAAAGCTGACGTCCGTAACTTTCGGGAGCAGACATCAACGAATAGACACCTGTCAACACATCCCGAAAACCGCTTTCCTGTTGGAACAAATCTTCCGCCTTCACATCCGATTTCGGAGACACGTCAAACCAATTCTCACAGGCGGCGGAAAAAAACAGCATCCCCAAACATACCGGTAAATATATTAACTTTTTCATTTGCTTCTTAATTAAAAGGTTACTTGTAAAGCTACAGAATAATTCCGGGCAAACGGATAGGAGGTACCCCGTTCCATTTTAACCGTCGAGGCGCGAAATACATCATTACCGATTAACGACAGTTTCAGACGCTCAATCCCATAATGCCGCAGACGCCCCGCATCAAACTGATAAGAAAGATTCAATGACGACAAGGTAATGTAATTCTCCTGCTCGATAAAACGGGAGGTCGGCATGGTCGCCTCCGTATTGCTGATGGCTTTGAATTTTGCCACATCGCCCGGCGTTTTCCAACGATCGTATAACACCCGGCGATCTGCATTCTCCTTCGGGTCTACGTTTTCCACCTTATCCACTAACGTCTGATTATACACATCAGCACCATAGCTGTAACGGAAATAAGCATTCAGCTGAAAACCCTTATACATAAACATCGTTCCGAAATTCCCTTCAAATTTCGGGTCGCTGCATCCTAACGGTTTATAATTATCCGTACTCCATTTATTGACTTTATCGCCATTCAGCGCAATAAATACTTCTTCTCCCGTATTAGGGTCGATACCTATGGACTCGTTCGCCCAAATCATATTGATGGATTTACCTTCCTGATAACGCACCATGGGAGCTCTGGTTTTCCCCTCCTCTATCTCCCCATTCATTTCATCATCCTGGGATTTGTTATAAGCTGCCAGTGCATCATTCAACTTCATTAACCGGTTTTTATTCTTCACAATATTAAAGAACACATCCCACTGCATACGTCTGTCAGCATCCTTTAGCAAAACACCCCGGAGATTTAATTCCAATCCCTTATTTTCTATCTCGCCCAGGTTGTCTTTATAAGAAGCAAAACCGACAGACGGAGCCAGCAACACATCAATCAATACCGATTTCGATACATCCTTATAAATATTGAAATAACCGCTCAACCGACTGTTCAATAAAGTAAAATCAACCCCAACATTCAACTTTTCTGTCTGCTGCCATTTCAGGTCCGGATTACCGAAAGCCTTCAATAACGCCCCGATATAATCATCATAGGTCAATCCGTCAATAGCCGATTCCTTATACGAATACATCATCATCGCCTGGAAAGGGTAGAAATTCTGACCACCGGTTGTCCCCCACGAACCGCGGATTTTCAATTCATTTACATACGGATTTTCAGCCAACCATTTCTCATGGTGCAGGTTCCAGGCAACACCTACAGAACCGAACGTCCCCCACCGCTTAGATGAACCGTATACAGAAGATCCATCGCTACGAACCGAAAAGTCTACTAAATAGCGGTTATCATACCCATAATTAAAATTTCCTACCACACCCATCAGACGACTGACCTCATAATCACCACTCGGTTTATCGCCGTCCTGATACTCTACCCCCATACCGATATGGTCCATCTTGTCATTCGGGAAATTATAAGCCGTGGTAGTAAACAAGTCGTTTTTCGTTTCTTTGATATTCCAGACAAAAGTAGCATTGAATAAATGACGGTTCACCTCTTTCGTATAAGCAGCCATAACATTCGCATCATACGAGAAATCATCCGTAACTTTTTTCTCATAACTGCCCTTCAAATCCTTTTCATAAAAAGAATTATGCCCGGCAGGTAAAAAACGGTCTTCAACCGTCATCTTCTTATTCAATGACACGGCTGCCTTCAATTTTAATCCCTCTAAAACATCCCATTCTACGGAAAAATTGTCAATAAAATTCTGATAGGTAGTCTCGAACTTCGTACCCAATGAAGCATTATACAAAGGATTCAATGCATATTCCTCCCCGTCACCGATTTTCAATACCTGCTTGATATGACCGTTTTCATCATACGGATAAAGATACGGATTCATATAGGTATAATCCGAAAATGTGCCATAAGGAGAATCCTTCTGTTTCACATGATCATACGTTAAATTATTCATAAACCGCAAATTCTTATAACGATATTGCAACTTAATGCCGATACCGATATTTTGACGCCCGGAACCTTTCATTATACCTGTTTTATTCTGATAATTCAGGTCTAATCCATACCGCAACCGGGCATCCCCCCCCTCCAACAACAAAGAATGCTTATGACTGAAACCAAGCGCATGAATCGGTTTCTTCATCCAATCGGTATTCACCCCTTGCTGAACCAACTTCAAACGTTCATTGTATGCCTCCTGCAATTCTTCCTTCATTCCGATATTCGGATGCGAATAAAGTCCGGCCAATT
Coding sequences within it:
- a CDS encoding FecR family protein; protein product: MAEFKNYKEVAFLLSKAVQGQLTEKEEEMLGKWRQEFPENELLYRRVLTSEFIISKSKQWEQVDLVMAYLKVRQKCEHRLRRARLFQVTAVAVSVLLLLVSGLFYFVLRDKSDRYPLGLMTENILPGNVKAELILADGERILLGGPGVDSVLIQPGAEIHTAKERLSYIGRQQTGKIQYNILQIPRGGEYSVTLQDGTVVNLNSASELRYPVRFTGTERKVFLTGEAYFQVAKDKEHPFVVVTGEAEIEALGTSFNIYSYEEENRIETTLVEGAVRFAVADQTVILMPGEQGVVGTDGNLEKKKVDVFPYIAWKEGKFVFRKRSLEEVMHIISRWYNVEAVFQNESLKKVSFSGNLKRYDDFEHIVSMLEMTGGIRFKVEGRKIFITEK
- a CDS encoding RNA polymerase sigma factor — its product is MSKYFRIRGIEEDEIFRNLFIDYYPSLISFALYYVGDKTIAEDLVQEVFVKLWETRERWSAVGDFSAYVYQMVRFKCFNYLRAEKIRNEATRSFTEEVDITEINNYIAEETFRLVMNSMEDLPPACRTVFSLTLEGYSAKEIAEKLDIAVETVKKQKQIARKILKEKFGKLFLFLPAVLFS
- a CDS encoding thioredoxin family protein; this encodes MKRVLALLYFGVLAMGSIYAQGIEFFHGTYEEALQKARAEGKQIFVDVYTSWCGPCKMMAKNVFTRQEVGDYYNNKFVCLKLDAEKESSHAFFKHYQANGYPSFFWLDARGNLLDTRTGSVSPEDFIRYAEEAAKSDLSARLEIARKRWESGERSLELVQEYVVELLQRIHPDQVKDCLLSYFSTLTEEQLQQKENYLLMRGFMRIPEDNIVFGFLNRYPDIYQGYEKGDDFWVNMYRMMVRAGSANLKNPEKYRAHLEMVRKTKSCYAPMYLEILDMERTLFEKNFQQGMALARKVADKYGDKHPYLYRQFFYTLIIAGFFDDSVTDPELIEQAIGMAGKALEHSPCKETLLYLAAAHAKSGDYKKAYELMASEPFFPAPVLSTALYPYLHLHAIHGQYLDKK
- a CDS encoding PKD-like family lipoprotein — encoded protein: MMKVIKYIGVVCMLSVLAGCVDDKTIDEFKVLNQVTIEGLQERYSVLLYNRLQCTPVIRTSQNDESNLSYVWYAYTTTTRNEADTLGRERELDVLAEPSILTPGEAYTLALKVTDNTTGVFYREERELEVRTQFTKGTVLLCEENGLAEVNFIPDDESNTVLEDVYESANKQLLGRNPTRIFSVNPNAYATFLKQELIFCRDENGGVVASPLSFEKIKTMREACDHHFEASEMSPELYYKGGMIDYIIVNGMVCKRATNMQAINWEPGLVLMNEPREYQVAPHVLAVGSNPVFFDELYGRLIVHNPWNQGSLKTFSKADNDPGIFDGSNLGTGLELKCWGPLSEAKLGAWMLLLNKKDGKYWMYKFSLLNNSFRSISKTEVTAAVAPHLHEAIGFAANPEYEDVLMYATENAVYSFAVNQLNASTSSSLEVLQKDMQAIENMQVTGIQFVDITVPAPTESDPSATRISQQVRLAVRDLNRTERQGGVVFYEVNSTGGIHLDSVFKKTGFCDKVIDINEKYE
- a CDS encoding DUF4843 domain-containing protein, with amino-acid sequence MKYLYTIVMAMLVLASCSENERMVYTDTPGIYFPDYVVGADSLVYSFRMKDTDRDTIQIHVKLLGDLLDEAGEYEVIVSENSSAVAGKHYETLQHRFTYEADKSVSSFPVVVMKPGAELDEATVMLELSLKATESLSLGYPDRVNMRLMITNQLVKPAYWDMPLALYFGEYSKVKHQRCILLMGHDFPLTKEELIGWGGLNYYSYWMQQGRVVCEYYATHTEYDEDGNLITVWNPF
- a CDS encoding RagB/SusD family nutrient uptake outer membrane protein; this encodes MKKLIYLPVCLGMLFFSAACENWFDVSPKSDVKAEDLFQQESGFRDVLTGVYSLMSAPESYGRQLSFGYVDVLAQYYNISGNTHRYIKTKDYLYREPYDKEVLSTIWSRQYKGIANLNAMLMFIDEQRGVFSGDEVYRIYKGEILALRGMLHFDMLRLFSASPAIDKERKAIPYLESYTNLPQHQLTVGAVLEKVVKDLNAARELMREVDPYGPNYAKLESLYRNHPLLRNRQKHLNYYAVTALLARVQLYAGNLPDALEAAREIVGEPGSEPVAPFSLTTAAATDERLFDSELLFALEEGKMQDNIDVYFGESVIKNGITNSSTALSISINNRNKLFAQQDPADDDYRLKLWFQETNSATAVMPGKYVNVGCIPLIRLSELYYIAAECSANQGLAYLNTLRAHRGLAAMTEVTDLQAEIAKEYSKEFMCEGQMFYYYKRLGLKRIGVYRTVAIEPEEVYVIPLPDDELDFGLIE
- a CDS encoding SusC/RagA family TonB-linked outer membrane protein; translated protein: MMKFLILFLCISSFQLSANVYSQIAKVSLEVKNASLEQVIQLLEKESGYIFLYEDAQIEQVQDLELNFKDEDLKVVLDECLQNSGLTYKLMNHTIVISRKNINDQVRMTPTKLLLQGIVKDADGHVLPGVAVVLKETTLGVATDVEGRFTIELPKADSIVLVFSFVGMQTKEVKWRGEKELNVVLEEAIAEMDEVVITGYFQRKKDSYTGAATTFSGEKLREISTGNILSALSTIDPSFKLMEDITAGSDPNHIPEFQIHGSGNLKSDYENSPNMPTFILDGFEVSAEKIFDLDPNRVSSITVLKDAAATAIYGSRAANGVVVVETKAPEMGELRVSYHFSGDFNFADLSDYNLMNASEKLEYEQLAGLYSHPNIGMKEELQEAYNERLKLVQQGVNTDWMKKPIHALGFSHKHSLLLEGGDARLRYGLDLNYQNKTGIMKGSGRQNIGIGIKLQYRYKNLRFMNNLTYDHVKQKDSPYGTFSDYTYMNPYLYPYDENGHIKQVLKIGDGEEYALNPLYNASLGTKFETTYQNFIDNFSVEWDVLEGLKLKAAVSLNKKMTVEDRFLPAGHNSFYEKDLKGSYEKKVTDDFSYDANVMAAYTKEVNRHLFNATFVWNIKETKNDLFTTTAYNFPNDKMDHIGMGVEYQDGDKPSGDYEVSRLMGVVGNFNYGYDNRYLVDFSVRSDGSSVYGSSKRWGTFGSVGVAWNLHHEKWLAENPYVNELKIRGSWGTTGGQNFYPFQAMMMYSYKESAIDGLTYDDYIGALLKAFGNPDLKWQQTEKLNVGVDFTLLNSRLSGYFNIYKDVSKSVLIDVLLAPSVGFASYKDNLGEIENKGLELNLRGVLLKDADRRMQWDVFFNIVKNKNRLMKLNDALAAYNKSQDDEMNGEIEEGKTRAPMVRYQEGKSINMIWANESIGIDPNTGEEVFIALNGDKVNKWSTDNYKPLGCSDPKFEGNFGTMFMYKGFQLNAYFRYSYGADVYNQTLVDKVENVDPKENADRRVLYDRWKTPGDVAKFKAISNTEATMPTSRFIEQENYITLSSLNLSYQFDAGRLRHYGIERLKLSLIGNDVFRASTVKMERGTSYPFARNYSVALQVTF